A region of Bifidobacterium adolescentis ATCC 15703 DNA encodes the following proteins:
- a CDS encoding MraY family glycosyltransferase — protein sequence MRIYLFIAAVAGGVTYLLTPLIRHIAIEIGAVGEVRARDVHTVPTPRMGGLGMLIGFTVAMLFASRIPFIEGLFAQSHQAWVILAGAIMISLLGMADDLWDLDWMLKLAGQLLISVFVAWGGLQIISLPLGSLVTASPSLSMAITAFLIVASINAVNFVDGLDGLASGIVAIGGIAFAIYSYIIARSSPSYASMATLIDIAMVGMCVGFILHNWHPAKLFMGDSGSMLLGYLITCASIVMTGRLDPASIHTSIYLPVFMPILLPMLVLFLPILDMCLAIVRRLSKGQSPMHPDRMHLHHRMLRIGHTVQGAVLILWGWASLIAFGSIMILFFKAQYVLIGFLIASALLTVATMYPYLKHRIPEIREENAISGTDAQHASVGRARGDKTRGGR from the coding sequence ATGAGAATCTACCTGTTCATTGCCGCGGTCGCAGGTGGCGTCACCTATCTGCTCACGCCGCTGATCCGGCACATCGCCATCGAAATCGGCGCAGTCGGCGAAGTGCGTGCACGCGACGTGCATACCGTGCCGACGCCACGCATGGGTGGACTGGGCATGCTTATCGGCTTCACCGTGGCCATGCTGTTCGCCTCGCGCATCCCTTTCATCGAAGGCCTGTTCGCCCAATCGCATCAGGCATGGGTGATTCTAGCCGGCGCCATTATGATCAGCCTGCTGGGCATGGCCGACGATTTGTGGGACCTTGACTGGATGCTCAAACTCGCCGGTCAGCTGCTCATCTCTGTGTTTGTGGCCTGGGGCGGCCTGCAGATCATCTCGTTGCCTCTCGGCTCGCTCGTCACCGCGTCGCCGAGCCTGTCGATGGCCATCACCGCGTTCCTTATCGTCGCGTCCATCAACGCGGTCAACTTCGTGGACGGTCTTGACGGCCTCGCTTCGGGCATCGTCGCGATCGGCGGCATCGCCTTCGCCATCTATTCGTACATCATCGCAAGAAGCTCGCCGTCGTACGCATCCATGGCGACGCTGATCGACATCGCCATGGTCGGCATGTGCGTCGGCTTCATCCTGCATAACTGGCATCCTGCGAAACTGTTCATGGGAGATTCCGGCTCCATGCTGCTCGGCTATCTGATCACCTGCGCGTCGATCGTCATGACGGGCCGTCTCGATCCGGCGTCCATCCATACCAGCATCTATCTGCCGGTGTTCATGCCGATTCTGCTGCCGATGCTGGTGCTGTTCCTGCCGATCCTCGACATGTGTCTTGCGATTGTGCGGCGGTTGAGCAAAGGCCAGTCGCCGATGCATCCCGATCGCATGCACCTGCACCACCGCATGCTGCGCATCGGACACACCGTGCAGGGCGCGGTGCTGATTCTCTGGGGGTGGGCGTCGCTGATCGCATTCGGCTCGATCATGATTCTGTTCTTCAAAGCGCAGTATGTGCTGATTGGCTTCCTCATTGCGTCGGCGCTGCTGACGGTCGCCACGATGTACCCGTATCTGAAACACCGCATTCCCGAAATCCGTGAGGAAAACGCAATCTCCGGAACCGATGCGCAACACGCGTCGGTCGGACGCGCGCGCGGCGACAAAACGCGCGGTGGACGCTGA